TCTTGCTTGCCGTCTGTTGATTGTGTGAAAGGCACGTACTTCGCTACGATTGGTTGTCCCCCTTCCGGTGTAATGATCACTTGTCTTGCTTGCATGGAAGAAATGATTTGATACGTTTTACCGTCTGCACTGTTGTTTTGATCCAGCACCAATGCATTTGCACCGCGCCCTCCACTGTAGGCAGAGATGACATATCCGTAATCAATGACACCATTTGCTCGCAGGGACTCGACTTCAAACGTGTCGTTTGTTACTTGTCGCACTTCTGTCATGTCGATCTTGGTTGCGTTACCTGCGAATGTGCCCGCCTTTTTCCCTTTGTATGTCAGGGTGTAGGTGGTTCCTGGCTTTTGAACCGAGGTCGGCACGATGTAGGTATTGGTAGAACCTGTTTTCAGACGTGGCATATTGGTCAGTGTCAGCCCATCGCTAAAGACAAAGTCTTCTTTTGCTTTGGCAAATGCTTCGTTTTCTGCTGTCAACGTAGCGTCGAAAGTCACAATCAATGTAATTTCGTTCAAGGATTGTACGCTCGTGATGGTTGCTTTATCAGAAGGGATTGCCTGGCGAGCCACATTCAACAGATAAGCGGCTTCACCGCGCGTAACGTTGCTGTCTGCGGAGAAGAAGCGTTCCGCCCAGTAGTTAACCGACTTCACATCACGTTTGAGCGCTTTTGCGACGATTTGCACGAATTCAGCATCTGTTACGGTTCCGCGTGGATCAAATTGGCCATCTTTTGCTTGCATGATATCGAGGGATACCAGATCAACCGCGTATTTATAGAACCAGTCATTTGCTTTCACATCCGTAAACGTTACGGATTTATCTGTTTTGCCGCCTTGCAAGCCAAAGGTGTGTGCGACCATTTTTGCCAGCTCGGCACGCGTAACTTGATTGTGAATGTTACTGCCTTGCATGACTTTCAGCTTGGAGAGTTCAGTAACGGCTTGTTGAATTTCTTGTGCATTCAGGGGAGTGGAAGCCGCTTGTACGTTTAATGCAGCGTAAGGAAGGGATGCTGTGCCCATAACAGTTGCGAGCATCATGATCGCGATTTTATTGGAAAACTTTTTCATTAGTTGGTCCTCCTTTAGATTGGTTGAATGGGTGTTGCTTGACTACCTGTAGGATAGTCGAGAGACCTAAACTGCCAAGAAACAAGAGATTAATAGAATCTAAAAAGGTTCTTAAAAAAAGATAAACTGACCTTTATCGAAAAAAATCCTCCAGCTTTGACGTAGAGCGGAAAATCCGTCCTCGTTTTCACTGAAGGTTTTTGTGATGATTATGGTATACACGTTTACGCTTAGACAGTAAATCGGTAACCGGCACCCCAGACAGTCTCTATGTACTGCGGATTGGATGGATCGACTTCGATTTTTTCCCGCAGCTTGCGAATATGCACCGTAACGGTCGCGATATCTCCGCTGGAATCCATGCCCCAGATTCGTTCGAACAGTTCATTTTTGTTAAAAACCCGATTCGGGTGAGTCGCTAGAAATTCAAGCAGATTGAATTCTCTTGTCGTGAATATAACTTCCTGATTGCGTACATAGACTCTCCGCGATACTTTGTCGATGACGAGACCGCGAATGTGAATTTCTGCGTTCGTTGGTTGGATTTGTCGGGCTGTCAAACGCTCGTATCTTGTCAGATGGGCTTTGGCTCTGGCTACTAATTCGCTGGGACTAAACGGCTTTGTAATATAGTCATCGGCACCGAGATTAAAGGCGCGGATTTTATCGATCTCTTCTTTTTTGGCGGAGACGATCAGGATCGGCACTTCCTTGACTTGTCTGATCTGGCTGCACAATTCGAAGCCGTCCATGCCCGGAAGCTGCAAATCAACGATGATCAAACTGTAGTCGCCATTGATGGCAAGCGGCAAGCCTTCGCTGCCGGAGTGGCATAAATCGACCTGAAAGCCGTTCAGTTCAAAATAATCCCGCTCCAGTTGAGCGATGGTCGTCTCATCTTCAATGATGAGGATGCGTGAAGACATGGGAATGTGCACCTCCTATTGTTTGTGGGTACGTTTTAACGTAAAGAACAGGCTGGTACCTACACCTTGCTTGCTCTCCACCCAGATTCTGCCGCCGTGACCCTCGACTATCTGGCGCGCGATGGACAGTCCGAGACCACTACCGCCCGTGGAAGAATTACGGGATTGCTCCACTCGATAAAATCGTTCGAACAGGTGAGGAATGGCTTCCTGCGGAATACCGGTGCCGTTGTCTTTTATTTCAATGGTGGCCCAATCAGCGTCTGCTTGAACCGAGACGCAGATGATTTTTTCAGGTTTATCCATGTATTTTTGTGAGTTGCCAATGATGTTTAAGACTGTGCGCTTGATTTTTTCCAGATCGGCGATGACCAGGGTGCCTTCTGCTGCTCGTTGATTCCACTGAATCGTGATGCCCTTCTTTTCCAGATCGTAGTGCAGCTCGTCGATGCAGTCATCCAAAAACCGCACGATATCTACATGTTCAAATGTAAAGGGCACTTGCTTCAGATCGAGCTTGGAGTAGAGAAACAGCTCATCGACGAGCAAGTCGAGGTCTACTGCCTTGGAGTAAATGATATTGACGTACTTGTCCATTTTCTCCGGGGTATCAGCTACGCCATCACGGATTCCCTCGATGTAGCCTTTGATATTGGTAATCGGTGTCCGTAAATCATGCGAGATGTTGGAAATCAACTCTTTGCGGCTTTCTTCGTCCGCAAGGCGCAGTCG
This genomic stretch from Brevibacillus brevis harbors:
- a CDS encoding S-layer homology domain-containing protein encodes the protein MKKFSNKIAIMMLATVMGTASLPYAALNVQAASTPLNAQEIQQAVTELSKLKVMQGSNIHNQVTRAELAKMVAHTFGLQGGKTDKSVTFTDVKANDWFYKYAVDLVSLDIMQAKDGQFDPRGTVTDAEFVQIVAKALKRDVKSVNYWAERFFSADSNVTRGEAAYLLNVARQAIPSDKATITSVQSLNEITLIVTFDATLTAENEAFAKAKEDFVFSDGLTLTNMPRLKTGSTNTYIVPTSVQKPGTTYTLTYKGKKAGTFAGNATKIDMTEVRQVTNDTFEVESLRANGVIDYGYVISAYSGGRGANALVLDQNNSADGKTYQIISSMQARQVIITPEGGQPIVAKYVPFTQSTDGKQEIKFRLPEGQVLTPGVTYTITSDWANIANPTFVAKEIAPLEISEAKAVNETSITVSLTEDPGDELFSGRSVELTSADGEKLLATYKYSSRKGTTGVFDIQQDGKLKAGTTYTVTPVGDWAGKSSAELTVE
- a CDS encoding response regulator transcription factor, which codes for MSSRILIIEDETTIAQLERDYFELNGFQVDLCHSGSEGLPLAINGDYSLIIVDLQLPGMDGFELCSQIRQVKEVPILIVSAKKEEIDKIRAFNLGADDYITKPFSPSELVARAKAHLTRYERLTARQIQPTNAEIHIRGLVIDKVSRRVYVRNQEVIFTTREFNLLEFLATHPNRVFNKNELFERIWGMDSSGDIATVTVHIRKLREKIEVDPSNPQYIETVWGAGYRFTV